In one Methylocaldum szegediense genomic region, the following are encoded:
- a CDS encoding DUF2959 domain-containing protein, with amino-acid sequence MSKTSSTNPITFAAVCRHLLSPLARYLMSKFQKIYFRAVESAGHHKRDILVSRVESARDSLEEAKEQFQSALDKFSALTAFHGGELEDMYRQIKVEFDYSKAKALAVKDRIAAVQDVAEALFTEWEGELELYSNRSLRSASRQKLKLTQQHYGQLISAMRRAESKIEPVLSVFQDQVLFLKHNLNAKAIASLEHELAAMSVGVAGLITAMERSIHRANDFVHSLNGQKALPAGG; translated from the coding sequence ATGAGTAAGACCTCGAGTACGAATCCGATCACCTTTGCGGCGGTATGTCGCCACCTCCTAAGTCCCTTGGCTCGGTATCTGATGTCCAAATTTCAAAAGATTTATTTCCGGGCCGTGGAATCGGCGGGACATCACAAGCGGGACATTTTGGTCAGCCGCGTGGAAAGCGCGCGGGATAGTTTGGAAGAAGCCAAGGAGCAATTTCAGAGTGCGCTGGACAAGTTCAGTGCGCTCACGGCGTTTCATGGCGGCGAACTCGAGGACATGTATCGGCAAATCAAGGTTGAGTTCGACTACAGCAAAGCGAAGGCCTTGGCGGTCAAGGATCGGATTGCCGCAGTGCAGGATGTGGCCGAGGCTCTTTTCACGGAATGGGAAGGCGAACTCGAGTTATACAGCAACAGAAGCTTGAGAAGTGCCAGTCGGCAAAAGCTGAAGCTCACGCAGCAGCATTATGGACAACTGATTTCGGCGATGCGTCGAGCCGAGAGCAAAATCGAGCCGGTGCTGAGCGTATTTCAGGATCAGGTTTTGTTCCTGAAGCATAACCTCAACGCAAAAGCAATCGCTTCGCTCGAGCACGAATTGGCGGCAATGAGCGTCGGGGTCGCTGGTCTAATCACGGCTATGGAGCGATCCATACATAGAGCCAACGATTTCGTGCATTCCCTGAACGGTCAAAAAGCGCTCCCGGCGGGGGGCTAG
- the hisB gene encoding imidazoleglycerol-phosphate dehydratase HisB: protein MTSRIADVDRNTLETQVRVCLNLDGVGRGVFETGVPFLDHMLDQVARHGLIDLEVRAKGDLHIDAHHTVEDIGITLGQAVEKALGDKKGIRRYGHVYIPLDEALSRVVIDFSGRPGLSYNVSFPRDRIGEFDVDLFLEFFRGFVNHAKVTLHIDNLKGQNAHHIAETVFKAFGRAMRMAIEPDSRMQDLVPSTKGMI from the coding sequence ATGACTAGCCGTATTGCCGACGTAGATCGCAACACATTGGAAACCCAGGTCCGGGTTTGTCTTAATTTGGACGGAGTCGGCAGGGGAGTTTTCGAGACCGGCGTTCCATTCCTCGATCATATGCTGGATCAAGTGGCGCGACATGGCTTGATCGACCTTGAGGTACGCGCAAAAGGCGATCTGCATATCGATGCGCACCACACGGTGGAAGATATCGGGATCACGCTAGGGCAGGCCGTGGAAAAAGCCTTGGGCGACAAAAAGGGCATACGGCGTTACGGCCACGTCTATATCCCTTTGGATGAAGCATTGTCACGCGTCGTGATTGATTTTTCCGGGCGGCCAGGTTTATCTTACAACGTGAGTTTTCCGCGTGACCGGATAGGCGAATTCGATGTCGATTTATTTCTTGAATTTTTCCGAGGATTCGTCAATCACGCCAAAGTGACTTTACATATCGACAATCTTAAGGGACAGAATGCCCACCATATTGCCGAAACCGTTTTCAAGGCTTTCGGCCGTGCTATGAGAATGGCCATCGAACCGGATTCCAGGATGCAGGATCTTGTCCCGTCCACTAAAGGGATGATTTAA
- the hisH gene encoding imidazole glycerol phosphate synthase subunit HisH, with product MSSVAVIDYGMGNLHSIAKALQHAHSETSVIVTDNPETILGADRVVFPGVGAIRDCMNALADRNLIRTIESVAASKPLLGICLGMQALLNESEENGGTACLGLIPGRVLRFADDITDAAGQPLKIPHMGWNRVKPEVSHLLWRGIPPGSWFYFVHSYFARPDDSRNVAATTDYPEPFASSLVRENIFAVQFHPEKSQEAGLRLLANFLNWDPGR from the coding sequence ATGTCGTCCGTTGCAGTCATCGATTATGGAATGGGAAATCTACATTCCATTGCCAAGGCCCTTCAGCACGCCCATTCTGAAACATCCGTCATCGTTACGGATAATCCCGAAACCATTCTGGGCGCCGACCGGGTAGTATTTCCAGGTGTCGGGGCAATTCGGGATTGCATGAATGCGCTGGCCGACCGGAACCTCATCAGGACTATCGAGAGTGTGGCTGCTTCGAAGCCGCTTCTGGGCATTTGTCTAGGAATGCAGGCTTTGCTAAACGAGAGCGAGGAAAACGGAGGGACGGCTTGCTTGGGGTTGATTCCTGGCCGGGTCCTACGTTTTGCCGACGACATAACCGACGCTGCGGGCCAGCCTCTGAAAATTCCGCACATGGGATGGAACCGTGTCAAGCCAGAAGTCAGCCATCTGTTATGGCGCGGCATCCCTCCCGGCAGTTGGTTTTATTTCGTCCACAGTTATTTCGCGAGGCCGGACGATTCCCGGAACGTTGCGGCGACCACCGATTATCCGGAACCCTTCGCCTCGTCACTGGTGCGAGAAAACATCTTTGCCGTTCAATTTCATCCTGAAAAGAGCCAAGAAGCCGGATTGCGCTTGCTGGCCAATTTTCTAAACTGGGACCCGGGGCGATAA